One Camelina sativa cultivar DH55 chromosome 3, Cs, whole genome shotgun sequence genomic window carries:
- the LOC104779219 gene encoding uncharacterized protein LOC104779219: MTESRTRALFLKSLLTNGGNAIGAPVSEIKSRCDSWGKVDQVVAIVKTCTPNGLGDVMVTLKDPTGTVDASVHRKVISESEFGRDIRVGAVVILKQVAVCAPSRSSTYLNITLKNIAKVITKDTLSKQNDSEMGAKNPVPVDENEEDLRRPKPKVFSVEQGTTQGIMNNLRQNAKRSSEALNDVEMVEINPAEXQYTLDYKF, from the exons ATGACTGAATCGCGCACAAGAGCACTTTTCTTAAAGA gtttgttgaccaatggTGGAAATGCTATAGGGGCACCAGTAAGCGAGATTAAGAGCAGATGTGACAGTTGGGGTAAAGTTGATCAG GTTGTGGCGATTGTCAAAACGTGCACTCCAAATGGTCTAGGTGATGTCATGGTGACtcttaag GATCCCACTGGAACAGTTGATGCCAGTGTGCACAGAAAAGTTATCTCCGAGAGTGAGTTTGGAAGAGATATACGAGTTGGTGCAGTGGTGATACTTAAGCag GTTGCAGTCTGCGCACCTTCACGGTCATCAACCTATCTTAACATAACACTGAAGAACATCGCCAAG GTTATCACAAAGGATACTTTATCGAAGCAGAATGATTCTGAAATGGGTGCCAAAAATCCTGTTCCTGTGGATG AAAACGAGGAAGATTTGCGACGGCCTAAACCCAAAGTGTTTAGCGTGGAGCAAGGAACTACCCAAGGGATCATGAACAATCTTAGACAAAATGCTAAAAGAAGTAGTGAAGCACTCAATGATGTAGAAATGGTAGAAATTAATCCAGCAGAGANACAATATACACTTGACTATAAGTTCTAG
- the LOC104777775 gene encoding uncharacterized protein LOC104777775 isoform X2: MNSQAEEVEQWQALDLGDSELPSFLRPCKRKSPSRSLPPPAQQQNPKPGFNSNTNHHQTLRRCSSSDHFLEDSYSRPLIPGPAGVVQVAIRRKMNKDPKSFNEHGEPIPTQEFLRKAAEEPDWEDKDFSEDPWVSAVDYIISEGLLTNGGNAIGAPVSEIKSRCDSWGKVDQVVAIVKTCTPNGLGDVMVTLKDPTGTVDASVHRKVISESEFGRDIRVGAVMILKQVAVCAPSRSSTYLNITLKNIAKVITKDTLSKQNDSEMGAKNPVPVDENEEDLRRPKPKVFSVEQGTTQGIMNNLRQNAKRSSEALNDVEMVEINPAERSNFCPRTGVTKNHCEGRMEQKTQLAKHDSISQTEQQLYEDVATDTDTADGIRPAKQIRRSPDEQESVMGNSDEVTTQTMVHKTQPMASTSSLPQWTDEQLEELFAFD; the protein is encoded by the exons ATGAATTCCCAAGCAGAAGAAGTAGAGCAATGGCAAGCTCTTGACCTTGGTGATTCTGAGCTCCCTTCTTTCCTCCGCCCTTGCAAACGCAAATCTCCATCTAGGTCTCTGCCACCGCCTGCGCAGCAGCAGAATCCAAAGCCCGGTTTTAATAGTAACACAAATCATCATCAGACTCTTCGACGCTGCTCCTCGTCAGATCACTTTCTTGAGGACAGTTATTCCCGCCCCTTAATTCCAGGACCTGCCGGAGTTGTTCAAGTTGCAATCCGCAGAAAGATGAATAAGGATCCAAAATCGTTCAATGAGCATGGAGAACCAATTCCAACTCAAGAGTTCCTACGTAAGGCTGCAGAAGAGCCTGATTGGGAAGACAAGGATTTCTCTGAGGACCCGTGGGTCTCTGCTGTTGATTACATCATAAGTGAAG gtttgttgaccaatggTGGAAATGCTATAGGGGCACCAGTAAGCGAGATTAAGAGCAGATGTGACAGTTGGGGTAAAGTTGATCAG GTTGTGGCGATTGTCAAAACGTGCACTCCAAATGGTCTAGGTGATGTCATGGTGACtcttaag GATCCCACTGGAACAGTTGATGCCAGTGTGCACAGAAAAGTTATCTCCGAGAGTGAGTTTGGAAGAGATATACGAGTTGGTGCAGTGATGATACTTAAGCag GTTGCAGTCTGCGCACCTTCACGGTCATCAACCTATCTTAACATAACACTGAAGAACATCGCCAAG GTTATCACAAAGGATACTTTATCGAAGCAGAATGATTCTGAAATGGGTGCCAAAAATCCTGTTCCTGTGGATG AAAACGAGGAAGATTTGCGACGGCCTAAACCCAAAGTGTTTAGCGTGGAGCAAGGAACTACCCAAGGGATCATGAACAATCTTAGACAAAATGCTAAAAGAAGTAGTGAAGCACTCAATGATGTAGAAATGGTAGAAATTAATCCAGCAGAGAGAAGCAACTTCTGTCCAAGAACGGGTGTGACCAAGAATCATTGTGAAGGTAGAATGGAGCAGAAGACCCAGTTGGCAAAACATGATTCAATCAGCCAAACAGAGCAGCAACTGTATGAAGATGTAGCTACTGATACTGATACAGCTGACGGCATCAGGCCCGCAAAACAGATCAGAAGAAGCCCTGATGAGCAAGAGAGTGTAATGGGGAACTCTGATGAAGTTACAACTCAAACTATGGTCCACAAAACTCAACCGATGGCATCAACAAGCTCGCTGCCACAGTGGACGGACGAACAACTTGAAGAACTCTTTGCTTTTGACTAA
- the LOC104777775 gene encoding uncharacterized protein LOC104777775 isoform X1 produces the protein MNSQAEEVEQWQALDLGDSELPSFLRPCKRKSPSRSLPPPAQQQNPKPGFNSNTNHHQTLRRCSSSDHFLEDSYSRPLIPGPAGVVQVAIRRKMNKDPKSFNEHGEPIPTQEFLRKAAEEPDWEDKDFSEDPWVSAVDYIISEGLLTNGGNAIGAPVSEIKSRCDSWGKVDQVVAIVKTCTPNGLGDVMVTLKDPTGTVDASVHRKVISESEFGRDIRVGAVVILKQVAVCAPSRSSTYLNITLKNIAKVITKDTLSKQNDSEMGAKNPVPVDENEEDLRRPKPKVFSVEQGTTQGIMNNLRQNAKRSSEALNDVEMVEINPAERSNFCPRTGVTKNHCEGRMEQKTQLAKHDSISQTEQQLYEDVATDTDTADGIRPAKQIRRSPDEQESVMGNSDEVTTQTMVHKTQPMASTSSLPQWTDEQLEELFAFD, from the exons ATGAATTCCCAAGCAGAAGAAGTAGAGCAATGGCAAGCTCTTGACCTTGGTGATTCTGAGCTCCCTTCTTTCCTCCGCCCTTGCAAACGCAAATCTCCATCTAGGTCTCTGCCACCGCCTGCGCAGCAGCAGAATCCAAAGCCCGGTTTTAATAGTAACACAAATCATCATCAGACTCTTCGACGCTGCTCCTCGTCAGATCACTTTCTTGAGGACAGTTATTCCCGCCCCTTAATTCCAGGACCTGCCGGAGTTGTTCAAGTTGCAATCCGCAGAAAGATGAATAAGGATCCAAAATCGTTCAATGAGCATGGAGAACCAATTCCAACTCAAGAGTTCCTACGTAAGGCTGCAGAAGAGCCTGATTGGGAAGACAAGGATTTCTCTGAGGACCCGTGGGTCTCTGCTGTTGATTACATCATAAGTGAAG gtttgttgaccaatggTGGAAATGCTATAGGGGCACCAGTAAGCGAGATTAAGAGCAGATGTGACAGTTGGGGTAAAGTTGATCAG GTTGTGGCGATTGTCAAAACGTGCACTCCAAATGGTCTAGGTGATGTCATGGTGACtcttaag GATCCCACTGGAACAGTTGATGCCAGTGTGCACAGAAAAGTTATCTCCGAGAGTGAGTTTGGAAGAGATATACGAGTTGGTGCAGTGGTGATACTTAAGCag GTTGCAGTCTGCGCACCTTCACGGTCATCAACCTATCTTAACATAACACTGAAGAACATCGCCAAG GTTATCACAAAGGATACTTTATCGAAGCAGAATGATTCTGAAATGGGTGCCAAAAATCCTGTTCCTGTGGATG AAAACGAGGAAGATTTGCGACGGCCTAAACCCAAAGTGTTTAGCGTGGAGCAAGGAACTACCCAAGGGATCATGAACAATCTTAGACAAAATGCTAAAAGAAGTAGTGAAGCACTCAATGATGTAGAAATGGTAGAAATTAATCCAGCAGAGAGAAGCAACTTCTGTCCAAGAACGGGTGTGACCAAGAATCATTGTGAAGGTAGAATGGAGCAGAAGACCCAGTTGGCAAAACATGATTCAATCAGCCAAACAGAGCAGCAACTGTATGAAGATGTAGCTACTGATACTGATACAGCTGACGGCATCAGGCCCGCAAAACAGATCAGAAGAAGCCCTGATGAGCAAGAGAGTGTAATGGGGAA CTCTGATGAAGTTACAACTCAAACTATGGTCCACAAAACTCAACCGATGGCATCAACAAGCTCGCTGCCACAGTGGACGGACGAACAACTTGAAGAACTCTTTGCTTTTGACTAA